TCATGAGTACTGCATTTTCGCTGGCCCCTCTGTTCCGTTCCTCGGTGGGTTTCGATCGCTTCAACGATCTGTTCGAAACCGCCCTGCGCAACGAACCGGGTAGCAGCTATCCACCTTACAACGTGGAAAAATACGGTGATGATGAATACCGTATTGTTGTCGCCGCCGCGGGTTTCCGGGAAGAAGACCTGGAACTGCAGGTGGAAAAAGGTGTGCTGACCATCAGCGGCGGTAAGCGCGAGGCCAGCAACGACAGCGTCACCTATCTGCACCAGGGCATCGCCCAGCGTGCGTTCAAGCTGTCCTTCCGGTTGGCCGATCATATCGAGATCAAATC
The sequence above is drawn from the Pseudomonas sp. St316 genome and encodes:
- a CDS encoding Hsp20 family protein yields the protein MSTAFSLAPLFRSSVGFDRFNDLFETALRNEPGSSYPPYNVEKYGDDEYRIVVAAAGFREEDLELQVEKGVLTISGGKREASNDSVTYLHQGIAQRAFKLSFRLADHIEIKSAGLSNGLLSIDLLRVIPEEAKAKRIPINGAQQQPALQN